A genomic window from Ignavibacteria bacterium includes:
- a CDS encoding SDR family oxidoreductase produces MSLLVLGANSLIAQAAASHFAEAGHEIIFGGRKQDEPEKYANDFSIRYKTKCRAEYIDALDYPSHKKFIEDVLAKTPDLEYVLIVFGYLGTQEKAQSDFTEAHRIIDTNYTGVVSVCELLAAEFETVKKGNIAVISSVAGDRGRQSNYMYGSAKGGLTVYLSGLRNRLFKSGVNVLTIKPGFVNTPMTYGMPLPKPLVASPEKVGRDIYKAMIKRKSVIYTPFYWRWIMLIITSIPEFIFKKLKL; encoded by the coding sequence ATGTCTCTCCTAGTCCTTGGAGCTAACTCACTTATTGCGCAGGCTGCAGCATCTCATTTCGCTGAAGCAGGGCATGAAATAATTTTCGGAGGCAGAAAGCAGGATGAGCCTGAAAAATACGCCAATGATTTCAGTATAAGATATAAAACAAAATGCCGCGCCGAATATATTGACGCACTTGATTATCCTTCTCATAAAAAATTCATAGAAGATGTGCTTGCAAAAACTCCGGATCTTGAATATGTTTTAATTGTATTCGGTTATTTAGGCACACAGGAAAAAGCGCAATCAGATTTTACCGAAGCGCACAGGATAATTGATACAAATTACACAGGTGTTGTTTCTGTTTGCGAGCTGCTGGCAGCGGAATTTGAAACTGTAAAAAAAGGCAATATCGCCGTGATATCATCAGTAGCCGGAGATAGAGGCAGGCAAAGCAATTATATGTACGGCTCAGCCAAAGGCGGGTTAACGGTATATCTTTCAGGCCTACGGAACCGCTTATTTAAAAGCGGGGTAAATGTATTGACTATTAAGCCGGGTTTTGTCAACACTCCGATGACATACGGAATGCCTCTGCCGAAACCGCTTGTAGCATCACCTGAAAAAGTAGGCAGGGATATTTACAAGGCTATGATAAAGCGGAAAAGTGTGATCTACACTCCATTTTATTGGAGGTGGATAATGCTGATCATAACTTCAATTCCTGAATTCATATTTAAGAAATTAAAACTATAA